In Streptomyces chartreusis, the following proteins share a genomic window:
- a CDS encoding helix-turn-helix domain-containing protein, translating to MEAPRHDTRGIVDPSGLLRRVRFRRHEPAEPLRRYVEWYWLIDWDLPEPYASHVVPHPAVNLTFQWDEDEGPPYAEVTGVALGMYTRKLTGRGRVCGVKFRPGGFRPYAPDAPVSHWTGRALPAGEVFQGATADTARTIVTGADDPARVAALDAFLLALPRTPDPQADLAIGLVRRIRADRTVLRVGDFAQAQGLSVRALQRLFSTHVGVSPKWCILRYRIHEALELAGTRTDVDWAALAADLGYADQAHLIRDFTATVGVPPTAYTQGTEPR from the coding sequence ATGGAGGCACCCCGCCACGACACCCGCGGGATCGTCGACCCGTCCGGGTTGCTGCGGCGCGTGCGGTTCCGCCGCCACGAGCCCGCCGAGCCGCTGCGCCGGTACGTCGAGTGGTACTGGCTCATCGACTGGGACCTGCCCGAGCCCTACGCCTCCCACGTCGTCCCGCACCCGGCGGTCAACCTGACCTTCCAGTGGGACGAGGACGAGGGACCGCCGTACGCGGAGGTCACCGGCGTCGCGCTCGGCATGTACACCCGGAAGCTGACCGGGCGGGGCCGGGTCTGCGGGGTGAAATTCCGGCCCGGCGGATTCCGTCCGTACGCCCCCGACGCCCCCGTCTCCCACTGGACGGGCCGCGCGCTGCCTGCAGGCGAGGTGTTCCAGGGGGCCACCGCCGACACCGCCCGCACGATCGTCACCGGGGCCGACGACCCCGCCCGGGTGGCCGCCCTGGACGCCTTCCTCCTCGCGCTCCCCCGCACCCCCGACCCCCAGGCCGACCTCGCGATCGGCCTCGTCCGCCGCATCCGTGCCGACCGCACGGTCCTGCGCGTCGGCGACTTCGCGCAGGCGCAGGGCCTGTCGGTCCGGGCGCTGCAACGGCTCTTCTCCACCCACGTCGGCGTCAGCCCCAAGTGGTGCATCCTGCGCTACCGCATCCACGAGGCCCTGGAGCTCGCCGGCACCCGCACGGACGTCGACTGGGCCGCCCTCGCAGCCGACCTCGGCTACGCCGACCAGGCCCACCTGATCCGGGACTTCACCGCAACGGTGGGAGTACCACCGACGGCGTACACACAGGGCACAGAGCCCCGATAG
- a CDS encoding NADP-dependent oxidoreductase, protein MRAVVVDSVGGPEVVEVVETGVPEPGERQIRIKVAAAALNPVDAGVRAGVFGALQGRTGLGWDVAGTVDAVGGAGPWSVGDAVVALHYGMVKPLGTHAEYVVVDSDAVAPAPATADAVHAASLPLNALTALQALDRLELTSGRSLLVTGAAGAVGAYAVQLAARRGITVTALAREADEEFVRSLGAAGFTAGGAGAGSFDAVLDAAVLGEPALEWVRDGGAYIGVIPHAEPGPVRGVRTGAVEVSADGAQLAELVRLVDEGALVLRVAETYALDDAAKAHARLGEGGVRGRLVLVP, encoded by the coding sequence GTGCGTGCTGTAGTGGTGGATTCGGTCGGTGGGCCCGAGGTCGTGGAGGTCGTGGAGACCGGCGTACCGGAGCCCGGCGAGCGGCAGATACGGATCAAGGTCGCGGCGGCCGCGCTGAACCCCGTGGACGCGGGTGTGCGGGCCGGGGTCTTCGGAGCTCTTCAGGGGCGGACCGGCCTCGGCTGGGACGTCGCCGGGACGGTGGACGCGGTCGGCGGTGCCGGACCGTGGAGCGTGGGCGACGCGGTGGTGGCCCTGCACTACGGCATGGTCAAGCCGCTCGGCACGCACGCCGAGTACGTCGTGGTGGACTCGGACGCCGTGGCCCCGGCGCCGGCGACCGCGGACGCGGTGCACGCGGCTTCGCTGCCGCTGAACGCGCTGACCGCCCTCCAGGCCCTGGACCGCCTCGAGCTGACGTCCGGGCGGTCGTTGCTGGTCACGGGTGCGGCGGGCGCGGTCGGCGCCTACGCCGTGCAGCTCGCCGCGCGGCGCGGGATCACGGTCACCGCGCTGGCGCGGGAGGCCGACGAGGAGTTCGTACGGTCGCTCGGTGCCGCCGGTTTCACGGCGGGCGGTGCCGGGGCGGGGAGCTTCGACGCGGTGCTGGACGCGGCGGTCCTGGGCGAGCCCGCGCTGGAGTGGGTGCGGGACGGGGGCGCCTACATCGGCGTCATCCCGCACGCCGAGCCGGGGCCGGTGCGCGGGGTGCGGACGGGTGCGGTCGAGGTGAGCGCGGACGGTGCGCAGCTCGCCGAACTGGTGCGGCTGGTGGACGAGGGGGCGCTGGTCCTGCGGGTGGCGGAGACGTACGCCCTGGACGACGCGGCGAAGGCGCATGCGCGGCTGGGGGAGGGTGGGGTGCGGGGGAGGCTGGTGCTTGTGCCGTGA
- a CDS encoding winged helix-turn-helix transcriptional regulator, with protein MATTTAAQRREQARIEYDAFLKSCPTNQLLDRISDKWVSLVVSALAPGPLRYSDLGRKIAGVSPKMLTQTLRTLERDGLLTRTVTPSVPVRVDYELTALGQNLALLLTAVKTWAETHFDEVHRSRERYDAETPAG; from the coding sequence ATGGCGACCACGACGGCGGCCCAGCGGCGCGAACAGGCCCGGATCGAGTACGACGCGTTCCTCAAGAGCTGCCCGACCAACCAGCTCCTGGACCGCATCAGCGACAAGTGGGTCAGCCTCGTCGTCTCCGCCCTCGCCCCCGGCCCCCTGCGCTACAGCGACCTCGGCCGCAAGATCGCCGGCGTCAGCCCCAAGATGCTGACCCAGACCCTGCGCACCCTCGAACGCGACGGCCTGCTCACCCGCACCGTCACCCCGTCCGTCCCGGTCCGCGTCGACTACGAACTCACCGCGCTCGGCCAGAACCTCGCCCTGCTGCTGACCGCCGTGAAGACCTGGGCGGAGACCCACTTCGACGAGGTGCACCGGTCCCGCGAGCGCTACGACGCCGAGACCCCGGCGGGCTGA
- a CDS encoding YnfA family protein — translation MLILRSVALFVVAALFEIGGAWLVWQGVREHRGWLWIGAGVMALGAYGFIATLQPDANFGRILAAYGGVFVAGSLAWGMVADGYRPDRWDVTGALICLAGMAVIMYAPRGN, via the coding sequence ATGCTGATCCTCCGCTCCGTCGCCCTGTTCGTCGTCGCCGCGCTGTTCGAGATCGGCGGCGCGTGGCTGGTCTGGCAGGGCGTGCGCGAACACCGCGGCTGGCTGTGGATCGGCGCCGGCGTGATGGCCCTCGGCGCGTACGGCTTCATCGCCACGCTCCAGCCCGACGCGAACTTCGGCCGGATCCTCGCCGCGTACGGAGGTGTCTTCGTCGCCGGTTCGCTGGCCTGGGGGATGGTCGCCGACGGCTACCGCCCGGACCGCTGGGACGTCACGGGCGCGCTGATCTGCCTCGCGGGCATGGCCGTGATCATGTACGCCCCGCGAGGGAACTGA
- a CDS encoding ester cyclase produces the protein MGQAREVMDRLTTAITAGNSDAIAGLYAQDAVAVTPDGGELHGRDDIAAYWRQMTEAVPDGSYQSVHAYEVGNTAIDEGVFTGRNTGPIQLPTGETLPPTQKEIRIRGVDFATVDDAGRIVDYRLYFDEMEFLGQLGLLPDEAS, from the coding sequence ATGGGACAGGCACGTGAGGTCATGGACCGGCTCACCACGGCGATCACCGCCGGCAACTCCGACGCCATCGCCGGTCTCTACGCGCAGGACGCGGTCGCGGTCACCCCGGACGGCGGGGAGCTGCACGGGCGCGACGACATCGCGGCGTACTGGCGACAGATGACCGAGGCGGTGCCGGACGGCTCGTACCAGTCGGTGCACGCCTACGAGGTCGGCAACACGGCGATCGACGAGGGCGTCTTCACCGGCAGGAACACCGGGCCGATCCAGTTGCCGACGGGGGAGACGCTGCCGCCGACGCAGAAGGAGATCAGGATCCGCGGGGTGGACTTCGCCACGGTCGACGACGCCGGGCGGATCGTCGACTACCGGCTCTACTTCGACGAGATGGAGTTCCTGGGGCAGTTGGGGCTGCTGCCCGACGAGGCGTCCTGA
- a CDS encoding SDR family NAD(P)-dependent oxidoreductase, whose protein sequence is MPTAAPSAASRIAVVTGASSGIGAATARQLAAAGYRVVLTARRKDRIEALAEEINAAGHAATAYQLDVTDRAAVDEFATAFKSIGVLVNNAGGALGADPVATGDPADWRTMYETNVIGTLNLTQALLPKLEASGDGTVVVLSSTAGHGTYEGGGGYVAAKHGAHVLAETLRLEIVGRPVRVIEVAPGMVRTDEFALTRFGGDETRAAKVYEGVAEPLTADDVADTITWAVTRPSHVNIDLLVVRPRAQASNTKVHRDL, encoded by the coding sequence ATGCCCACCGCCGCACCGTCCGCCGCCTCCCGCATCGCCGTCGTCACCGGTGCGAGCAGCGGAATCGGAGCCGCCACGGCACGGCAGCTCGCCGCGGCCGGCTACCGCGTGGTCCTCACCGCCCGCCGCAAGGACCGCATCGAGGCGCTGGCCGAGGAGATCAACGCGGCCGGGCACGCCGCGACCGCGTACCAGCTCGACGTGACCGACCGCGCGGCCGTGGACGAGTTCGCGACGGCCTTCAAGAGCATCGGCGTCCTCGTCAACAACGCCGGCGGCGCGCTCGGCGCCGACCCGGTCGCGACCGGCGACCCGGCCGACTGGCGCACGATGTACGAGACGAACGTCATCGGCACCCTGAACCTCACCCAGGCCCTGCTGCCCAAGCTGGAGGCGAGCGGCGACGGCACGGTGGTCGTCCTGTCCTCCACGGCCGGCCACGGCACCTACGAGGGCGGCGGTGGCTACGTCGCCGCCAAGCACGGCGCCCACGTCCTCGCCGAGACGCTCCGCCTGGAGATCGTCGGCCGCCCGGTCCGCGTCATCGAGGTCGCGCCCGGCATGGTCAGGACCGACGAGTTCGCCCTGACCCGCTTCGGCGGCGACGAGACCAGGGCGGCGAAGGTCTACGAGGGCGTGGCCGAGCCCCTCACCGCCGACGACGTCGCCGACACCATCACCTGGGCGGTCACCCGCCCCAGCCACGTGAACATCGACCTCCTCGTCGTCCGCCCCCGCGCCCAGGCATCCAACACGAAGGTGCACAGGGACCTGTAG
- a CDS encoding RtcB family protein yields MSYVEMPGAKVPIRMWADPATIEGSALQQLQNVATLPWIKGLAVMPDVHYGKGATVGSVIAMHGAVCPAAVGVDIGCGMSAVRTSLTANDLPGDLSRLRSKIEQAIPVGRGMHDSPVDPGRLHGFGTSGWDGFWGRFEGVAEAVKFRQERATKQMGTLGAGNHFAEVTVCDSGQVWLMLHSGSRNIGKELAEHHIGVAQKLPHNQGLVDRDLAVFVADTPQMAAYRNDLFWAQEYAKYNRTIMMALLKDVIRKEFKKAKPTFEPEISCHHNYVAEERYEGMDLLVTRKGAIRAGSGEYGIIPGSMGTGSYIVKGLGNEKAFNSASHGAGRRMSRNAAKRRFTTKDLEEQTRGVECRKDSGVVDEIPAAYKPIEQVIDQQRDLVQVVAKLKQVICVKG; encoded by the coding sequence ATGTCGTACGTGGAGATGCCGGGCGCGAAGGTTCCCATCCGTATGTGGGCCGACCCGGCGACGATCGAGGGCTCCGCACTCCAGCAGCTCCAGAACGTCGCGACCCTGCCGTGGATCAAGGGCCTCGCCGTGATGCCGGACGTGCATTACGGAAAGGGCGCGACGGTCGGGTCCGTCATCGCGATGCACGGGGCCGTGTGCCCCGCGGCGGTCGGCGTGGACATCGGCTGCGGTATGTCGGCGGTGCGGACGTCCCTGACGGCGAACGACCTGCCGGGGGACCTGTCCCGGCTGCGGTCGAAGATCGAGCAGGCGATTCCGGTGGGGCGGGGCATGCATGACAGCCCTGTCGACCCCGGCCGGCTGCACGGCTTCGGCACGTCGGGGTGGGACGGCTTCTGGGGGCGGTTCGAGGGGGTCGCCGAGGCGGTGAAGTTCCGTCAGGAGCGGGCGACCAAGCAGATGGGAACGCTCGGAGCCGGGAATCACTTTGCGGAAGTAACCGTTTGCGATTCTGGGCAGGTGTGGCTGATGCTGCACTCCGGTTCGCGCAACATCGGCAAGGAACTGGCCGAGCACCACATCGGCGTGGCCCAGAAGCTCCCGCACAACCAGGGTCTGGTGGATCGCGATCTCGCCGTCTTCGTGGCGGACACTCCGCAGATGGCGGCGTACCGAAACGACTTGTTCTGGGCGCAGGAGTACGCCAAGTACAACCGCACGATCATGATGGCTCTCCTCAAGGACGTCATCCGCAAGGAGTTCAAGAAGGCGAAGCCGACCTTCGAGCCGGAGATTTCGTGTCACCACAATTATGTGGCCGAGGAACGGTACGAAGGCATGGATCTGCTCGTGACTCGTAAAGGCGCGATCCGGGCCGGCTCCGGTGAATACGGGATCATTCCGGGTTCGATGGGGACGGGCTCGTACATCGTGAAGGGTCTCGGCAACGAGAAGGCCTTCAACTCGGCGTCCCACGGCGCGGGTCGGCGCATGAGCCGTAACGCAGCGAAGCGTCGCTTCACGACGAAGGACCTGGAGGAGCAGACCAGGGGCGTGGAGTGTCGGAAGGACTCCGGCGTCGTGGACGAGATTCCGGCTGCATACAAGCCGATCGAGCAGGTCATCGATCAGCAGAGGGACCTTGTCCAGGTCGTGGCCAAGCTGAAGCAGGTCATCTGCGTGAAGGGGTAG
- a CDS encoding DUF3558 domain-containing protein, with the protein MQRKAYVSGVAALLAALLAGCTGSSDSGGATDDSNPGDTGTATATAEPGRYRTLPEPCGVVGEDTLDSLLPGIQELTDADQQEKAYEGTPTLTYDTDRKIGCRWKVDSAEATDHLFVGFERVVSYDTSVSDDSEAEQLFATEQEAADLPEPVSSDSDTAGGEGTASTDPSGSPSGSPSAPAANSASPSVSSSTSPSASASTDAAGAAELQPRVLEDLGDEAFLDDRLAGSGSTAQQRTVTVAFRTSNVIVTIEYEEQPATVGVVPDSEEMQDRAQKLAAQLADALSE; encoded by the coding sequence GTGCAGCGGAAGGCCTATGTATCCGGCGTCGCCGCACTCCTCGCGGCGCTGCTGGCAGGCTGCACCGGCAGCTCCGACAGCGGCGGCGCGACCGACGACTCCAACCCGGGCGACACCGGCACGGCGACCGCGACGGCCGAACCCGGCCGTTACCGCACGCTCCCCGAACCCTGCGGCGTGGTCGGCGAGGACACCCTCGACTCGCTCCTACCCGGCATCCAGGAACTCACGGACGCCGACCAGCAGGAGAAGGCGTACGAGGGCACTCCGACGCTCACCTACGACACCGACCGCAAGATCGGCTGCCGTTGGAAGGTGGACTCCGCCGAAGCCACCGACCACCTCTTCGTCGGCTTCGAGCGTGTCGTGTCGTACGACACCTCGGTCAGCGACGACAGCGAGGCCGAGCAGCTCTTCGCGACCGAGCAGGAGGCGGCGGACCTGCCCGAGCCCGTGAGTTCGGACAGTGACACCGCGGGCGGCGAGGGCACCGCGAGCACCGACCCGAGCGGCAGCCCGAGCGGCTCGCCCTCCGCCCCGGCCGCCAACTCCGCGTCCCCGTCCGTTTCGTCCTCCACGTCCCCCTCCGCGTCCGCGTCGACCGACGCCGCCGGCGCCGCCGAACTCCAGCCCCGGGTACTGGAGGACCTCGGCGACGAGGCGTTCCTCGACGACCGGCTCGCCGGCTCCGGTTCAACGGCTCAGCAGCGCACCGTGACTGTGGCGTTCCGCACGTCCAACGTGATCGTGACCATCGAGTACGAGGAGCAGCCGGCGACCGTCGGCGTCGTCCCGGACAGCGAGGAAATGCAGGACAGGGCGCAGAAACTGGCGGCACAGCTGGCGGACGCGCTGTCGGAATAG
- a CDS encoding DUF3558 family protein: MQRAVKRDEHDQREQRARGLRRAVVCAAAVPVMLIAAGCSSDSGSGDKAADDSSTKSSASSSASPSPTVQAAAYKSIPDACKVLGKKTLEDLAPKAKSGKKGSSDDASTRGSCSWSSLDNNGVKGSQFRWLNVSLLRFESDVTRGSGEELAQAYYETQVQDAKSVSGAKSLKSEPVAGVGDQATAVRYDLKKKEGSFKQETVVARVENVVVTLDYNGAGLAGEKTPSADTLNKLAQKAVKEVVAAVAEANDGGSAGTPSSAPSKSASKSPSGSASKAASSSPSKSAAKKS; this comes from the coding sequence ATGCAGCGAGCAGTGAAGCGAGACGAGCATGACCAGCGCGAGCAGCGGGCGAGGGGCCTGCGCCGAGCCGTCGTCTGCGCGGCCGCAGTCCCCGTGATGCTGATCGCCGCGGGCTGCTCCTCGGACTCCGGTTCGGGCGACAAGGCCGCCGACGACAGCAGCACGAAGTCCTCGGCGTCGTCGTCCGCGAGCCCGTCGCCGACGGTGCAGGCGGCCGCGTACAAGTCGATCCCGGACGCGTGCAAGGTGCTGGGCAAGAAGACGCTCGAGGACCTGGCTCCCAAGGCCAAGTCGGGCAAGAAGGGCTCTTCGGACGACGCGTCGACGCGCGGCTCCTGCTCCTGGAGCAGCCTGGACAACAACGGCGTGAAGGGCTCGCAGTTCCGCTGGCTCAACGTCTCCCTGCTGCGCTTCGAGTCCGATGTGACGCGCGGCTCGGGCGAGGAGCTGGCCCAGGCGTACTACGAGACGCAGGTGCAGGACGCCAAGTCGGTGTCCGGTGCGAAGAGCCTGAAGTCGGAGCCGGTCGCCGGGGTCGGCGACCAGGCGACGGCGGTGCGCTACGACCTGAAGAAGAAGGAGGGTTCCTTCAAGCAGGAGACGGTCGTGGCCCGGGTCGAGAACGTCGTCGTGACGCTCGACTACAACGGTGCCGGTCTCGCCGGTGAGAAGACCCCGAGCGCGGACACCCTGAACAAGCTCGCCCAGAAGGCCGTCAAGGAGGTCGTGGCCGCGGTGGCCGAGGCCAACGACGGCGGCTCTGCGGGCACGCCGAGCAGCGCCCCCTCGAAGTCGGCTTCGAAGTCTCCGTCCGGCAGCGCGTCGAAGGCGGCGTCCAGCTCCCCTTCCAAGTCAGCGGCGAAGAAGAGCTGA
- a CDS encoding DUF2637 domain-containing protein, translating into MAGPPQLTRMHRVLIGVVVFGAVIIAGIGFAGSYAAVRELAIQKGFGNFSYVFPIGIDAGICVLLALDLLLTWIRIPFPLLRQTAWLLTAATIAFNGAAAWPDPLGVGMHAVIPILFVVAVEAARHAIGRIADITADKHMEGVRLTRWLLSPLPTFLLWRRMKLWELRSYEQVIKLEQERLVYQARLRSRFGRAWRRKAPVESLMPLRLARYGVPLADTAPAGLAAAGIEPAVLPPTRQPALDAVPVAEVAAPAPAATAAVPLPQQRTAPPGEQRPEPASPLGPGQQDYVQDWFNTPRQVDYQGGYNASYDPQGHYEEWYQEQVQAEQYQDQYVEEPPTQEPSPEDTGTFPIPVTPNRTRQLGEGGGTPAPAPGEEDYYLVFRESIKGGNGAPTPRGFIADVEATYGVTLEEAESKRMVNRFSNRLNAELTDEHIA; encoded by the coding sequence GTGGCCGGGCCACCCCAGCTGACTCGGATGCACCGCGTTCTCATCGGCGTGGTCGTGTTCGGCGCCGTGATCATCGCCGGCATCGGCTTCGCCGGTTCGTACGCGGCCGTCCGTGAGCTGGCCATCCAGAAGGGCTTCGGGAACTTCAGCTATGTGTTCCCGATCGGCATCGACGCGGGTATCTGCGTCCTGCTCGCCCTCGACCTCCTGCTGACCTGGATCCGAATACCGTTCCCGCTGCTGCGGCAGACCGCCTGGCTGCTGACGGCCGCGACGATCGCGTTCAACGGCGCGGCGGCGTGGCCGGACCCGCTGGGCGTCGGCATGCACGCGGTCATCCCGATCCTGTTCGTGGTGGCCGTCGAGGCCGCCCGGCACGCGATCGGCCGCATAGCGGACATCACCGCCGACAAGCACATGGAGGGCGTCCGCCTCACGCGCTGGCTGCTCTCCCCGTTGCCCACGTTCCTGCTGTGGCGCCGTATGAAGCTGTGGGAGCTGCGCTCCTACGAGCAGGTCATCAAGCTGGAGCAGGAGCGCCTGGTGTACCAGGCCCGGCTGCGCTCCCGCTTCGGCCGCGCGTGGCGCCGCAAGGCGCCGGTGGAGTCGCTGATGCCGCTGCGTCTGGCGCGCTACGGCGTTCCGCTCGCGGACACGGCCCCGGCCGGGCTGGCCGCGGCGGGCATCGAGCCGGCGGTGCTGCCGCCGACCCGGCAGCCGGCCCTGGATGCGGTGCCCGTGGCCGAGGTGGCCGCGCCGGCGCCGGCCGCCACCGCTGCGGTGCCGCTTCCGCAGCAGCGGACGGCGCCTCCCGGCGAGCAGCGCCCGGAGCCGGCGAGCCCGCTCGGACCGGGGCAACAGGACTATGTGCAGGACTGGTTCAACACGCCCCGCCAGGTCGACTATCAGGGCGGTTACAACGCCTCGTACGACCCGCAGGGGCACTACGAGGAGTGGTACCAGGAGCAGGTCCAGGCGGAGCAGTACCAGGACCAGTACGTGGAGGAGCCTCCGACCCAGGAGCCCTCTCCGGAGGACACCGGTACTTTTCCGATCCCGGTGACGCCCAATCGCACCCGCCAGCTGGGCGAGGGCGGCGGCACCCCGGCGCCGGCACCGGGCGAGGAGGACTACTACCTGGTCTTCCGTGAGTCGATCAAGGGCGGGAACGGCGCGCCGACCCCGCGTGGCTTCATCGCCGACGTCGAGGCCACGTACGGCGTCACGCTGGAGGAGGCCGAGTCCAAGCGGATGGTGAACCGCTTCTCCAACCGCCTCAACGCGGAACTGACGGACGAGCACATCGCCTGA
- the lysS gene encoding lysine--tRNA ligase: MPIVAQSTETTDWVSRFADEVIEESERRAPGKPVVVASGLSPSGPIHLGNLREVMTPHLVADEIRRRGREVRHLISWDDYDRYRKVPAGIAGVDESWAQHIGKPLTSVPAPQGSAFPNWAEHFKAAMVESLAELGVDFDGISQTAQYTSGVYREQILHAMKHRGDIDAVLAQYRTKPKGGAKKSQKPVDEAELEAAEGSGAAGEDDGSHGSAGYFPYKPYCGNCEKDLTTVTSYIDDSTELSYTCDECGFSETVRLNEFNRGKLVWKVDWPMRWAYEGVVFEPSGVDHSSPGSSFQVGGQIVGIFGGKQPIGPMYAFVGISGMAKMSSSRGGVPTPADALKIMEPQILRWLYARRRPNQSFKIAFDQEIQRLYDEWDKLDAKVEDGSALPADIAAHSRAVRTAAGELPRTARPMPYRTLASVADITAGHQDQALRILSELDPENPLATLDEARPRYDKAEAWINTQVPADQRTIVREEADGELLKSLDEASQQSLRLLLDGLAEHWSLDGLTHLVYGVPKVQAGFAADATPKELPAEIKTAQRTFFALLYHLLVSRDTGPRLPTLLLAVGQERVRRLLGE, encoded by the coding sequence GTGCCGATCGTGGCTCAGAGCACCGAGACCACCGACTGGGTCTCCCGTTTCGCGGATGAGGTCATCGAGGAGTCGGAGCGTCGGGCCCCGGGCAAACCGGTCGTCGTCGCGTCCGGACTCTCCCCCTCGGGCCCCATCCATCTGGGCAACCTGCGCGAGGTCATGACCCCGCACCTGGTCGCCGACGAGATCCGGCGGCGCGGCCGCGAGGTCCGGCACCTGATCTCCTGGGACGACTACGACCGCTACCGCAAGGTGCCGGCCGGCATCGCCGGGGTGGACGAGTCGTGGGCCCAGCACATCGGCAAGCCGCTGACCTCCGTACCGGCGCCGCAGGGCTCGGCGTTCCCGAACTGGGCCGAGCACTTCAAGGCCGCGATGGTCGAGTCGCTCGCCGAGCTCGGCGTGGACTTCGACGGGATCAGCCAGACCGCGCAGTACACCTCGGGCGTGTACCGGGAGCAGATCCTGCACGCCATGAAGCACCGCGGCGACATCGACGCCGTGCTCGCCCAGTACCGCACCAAGCCCAAGGGCGGCGCCAAGAAGTCGCAGAAGCCGGTCGACGAGGCCGAGCTGGAGGCCGCCGAGGGCTCAGGCGCGGCCGGCGAGGACGACGGCAGCCACGGCTCCGCCGGGTACTTCCCGTACAAGCCCTACTGCGGCAACTGCGAGAAGGACCTCACCACCGTCACCTCGTACATCGACGACAGCACCGAGCTGTCGTACACCTGCGACGAGTGCGGCTTCTCCGAGACCGTCCGGCTCAACGAGTTCAACCGCGGCAAGCTGGTCTGGAAGGTCGACTGGCCCATGCGCTGGGCCTACGAGGGCGTCGTCTTCGAGCCCAGCGGTGTCGACCACTCGTCGCCGGGCTCCAGCTTCCAGGTCGGCGGGCAGATCGTCGGGATCTTCGGCGGCAAGCAGCCCATCGGGCCGATGTACGCCTTCGTCGGCATCAGCGGCATGGCGAAGATGTCCTCCTCGCGCGGCGGGGTGCCCACCCCCGCCGACGCGCTGAAGATCATGGAGCCGCAGATCCTGCGCTGGCTGTACGCCCGCCGCCGGCCCAACCAGTCCTTCAAGATCGCCTTCGACCAGGAGATCCAGCGGCTCTACGACGAGTGGGACAAGCTGGACGCGAAGGTCGAGGACGGCTCCGCGCTGCCCGCCGACATCGCCGCGCACTCCCGTGCCGTGCGCACCGCCGCGGGTGAGCTGCCGCGCACGGCACGCCCGATGCCGTACCGGACGCTCGCCTCCGTCGCCGACATCACCGCCGGACACCAGGACCAGGCGCTGCGGATCCTCTCCGAGCTCGACCCGGAGAACCCGCTGGCCACCCTGGACGAGGCCCGCCCCCGGTACGACAAGGCCGAGGCGTGGATCAACACGCAGGTGCCCGCCGACCAGCGGACCATCGTGCGCGAGGAGGCCGACGGCGAGCTGCTGAAGTCCCTCGACGAGGCGTCCCAGCAGTCGCTGCGGCTGCTGCTCGACGGCCTCGCCGAGCACTGGTCGCTCGACGGGCTCACCCACCTCGTCTACGGCGTGCCCAAGGTGCAGGCCGGGTTCGCCGCCGACGCCACGCCCAAGGAACTGCCGGCCGAGATCAAGACCGCCCAGCGGACGTTCTTCGCCCTGCTCTACCACCTGCTGGTGAGCCGGGACACCGGACCGCGACTGCCCACGCTGCTGCTCGCGGTCGGGCAGGAGCGGGTGCGGCGCCTGCTCGGCGAGTAG